A part of Lacibacter sp. H407 genomic DNA contains:
- a CDS encoding MBL fold metallo-hydrolase encodes MKIEQIYTGCLAQGAYYIESEGEAVVIDPLREVKPYLEKAKRNNAKIKYVFETHFHADFVSGHIDLAKEAGAKIVYGPNAQPDFEFHSAKDGEELKVGKLTFKVLHTPGHTMESTCYLLKDEHGKDIAIFTGDTLFIGDVGRPDLAQKIVVDLTQDMLAGYLYDSLRNKIMPLADELIVYPAHGAGSACGKNMSKETSDTLGHQKATNYALRANMTKEEFIKEVTTGLVAPPQYFPLNVMMNIHGYDSIEEVLKRGTQALSPEAFETAANETGALILDTRDGEVFAKGFVPNSINIGIDGSFAPWVGSMIPDVKQEILLVTDEGREEEVVTRLARVGYDYSLGYLKGGFNAWKEAGKEIDQIKRVSAEELAEIVTKDNDANILDVRKESEYQSEHLFNVENTPLDFINDSMLKVDKNKTYYVHCAGGYRSMIFVSILRARGYDNLIDVRGGFKAMKESGKFNLTDYVCPTTLL; translated from the coding sequence ATGAAAATTGAACAGATCTATACCGGTTGCTTAGCACAAGGTGCATATTACATTGAAAGTGAAGGCGAGGCCGTAGTGATCGATCCGTTGCGTGAAGTAAAACCTTACCTGGAAAAAGCAAAGCGCAATAATGCCAAGATCAAGTATGTATTTGAAACACATTTCCATGCAGATTTTGTGAGTGGACATATTGATCTTGCAAAAGAAGCTGGTGCAAAGATCGTGTACGGTCCAAATGCACAACCCGATTTTGAATTTCATTCTGCGAAAGATGGTGAAGAGCTGAAAGTTGGCAAACTTACATTCAAAGTATTGCATACACCGGGACATACAATGGAAAGTACCTGTTACCTGTTGAAAGATGAACATGGAAAAGATATTGCCATCTTCACCGGTGATACATTATTCATTGGTGATGTTGGTCGCCCTGATCTTGCACAAAAAATTGTAGTGGATCTTACACAGGATATGCTTGCAGGCTATTTGTATGATTCTCTTCGTAATAAGATCATGCCGTTGGCAGATGAGCTCATCGTATATCCCGCGCATGGTGCAGGAAGTGCATGCGGCAAGAACATGAGTAAAGAAACTTCTGATACATTGGGTCATCAAAAAGCAACCAACTATGCATTGCGTGCAAACATGACCAAAGAAGAATTCATTAAAGAAGTAACAACAGGCTTGGTGGCACCTCCACAATATTTTCCTTTGAATGTAATGATGAATATTCATGGTTACGACAGCATTGAAGAAGTGTTGAAGCGTGGCACACAAGCACTCAGCCCTGAAGCATTTGAAACAGCAGCAAACGAAACCGGTGCTTTGATCCTCGATACAAGGGATGGAGAAGTTTTTGCAAAAGGATTTGTACCAAACTCCATCAACATTGGTATCGATGGAAGCTTTGCTCCATGGGTTGGCAGTATGATCCCCGATGTAAAACAGGAAATCTTATTGGTAACAGATGAAGGTCGTGAAGAAGAAGTGGTTACCCGTTTGGCCCGTGTTGGTTACGATTATTCACTGGGTTATCTGAAAGGCGGATTCAATGCATGGAAAGAAGCTGGAAAAGAAATTGACCAGATCAAACGTGTATCTGCAGAAGAGTTAGCCGAGATCGTAACAAAAGATAATGATGCAAACATTCTCGATGTACGTAAAGAAAGTGAGTACCAGAGTGAACATTTGTTTAATGTAGAGAACACGCCATTAGATTTTATTAACGACAGCATGTTAAAGGTTGATAAAAATAAAACCTACTATGTGCATTGTGCAGGTGGCTATCGCTCAATGATCTTTGTATCTATTCTTCGTGCACGTGGTTATGATAATTTAATTGATGTGCGTGGTGGTTTTAAAGCAATGAAAGAAAGCGGTAAGTTTAATTTAACCGATTACGTGTGTCCAACCACGCTGTTGTAA
- a CDS encoding sulfite exporter TauE/SafE family protein codes for MEIIGYIASIVIGISLGLIGGGGSILTVPVLVYLFGVNPVLATAYSLFIVGATSLVGVFPKYKHGLVNIKTALIFGAPAIAAVYATRKFIVPAIPDEVFTLAGFTVTKPILMMLLFAVLMVFASYSMIKGKNEDENGNGGEQKFNYPLILVEGTVVGILTGLVGAGGGFLIIPALVLLSKLPMKQAVGTSLLIIAAKSLIGFLGDVGHQVIDWKLLIIVTALAIAGIFVGNALSKKISGDKLKRGFGWFVLVMGIYIIVKELFIR; via the coding sequence ATGGAAATAATCGGCTACATCGCTTCTATTGTTATTGGCATTTCGTTAGGACTCATCGGCGGAGGTGGTTCTATTCTGACAGTACCGGTATTGGTCTATCTGTTTGGTGTGAACCCGGTATTGGCAACTGCTTATTCCTTATTTATTGTTGGGGCCACTTCGCTGGTAGGCGTTTTCCCGAAATACAAGCATGGACTGGTAAATATTAAAACAGCCTTGATCTTTGGCGCACCAGCCATTGCAGCCGTTTATGCCACACGGAAATTTATAGTACCGGCTATTCCCGATGAAGTGTTTACCCTTGCTGGTTTCACCGTAACCAAACCCATTTTAATGATGCTGCTGTTTGCAGTACTGATGGTGTTTGCATCGTACTCCATGATCAAGGGAAAGAACGAAGATGAAAATGGTAACGGTGGCGAACAGAAATTCAATTACCCATTGATACTCGTCGAAGGAACTGTCGTAGGTATCTTAACCGGATTGGTTGGTGCCGGTGGGGGGTTCTTAATTATTCCTGCATTGGTATTACTCAGCAAACTTCCAATGAAACAAGCCGTTGGAACTTCTCTATTAATTATAGCAGCTAAATCACTGATCGGCTTCCTTGGTGATGTTGGGCATCAAGTCATCGATTGGAAACTACTCATCATTGTAACAGCATTGGCCATTGCCGGCATTTTTGTTGGCAATGCACTCAGTAAAAAAATCTCCGGTGATAAATTGAAAAGAGGGTTTGGCTGGTTTGTATTGGTGATGGGCATTTACATTATTGTGAAAGAATTGTTTATTCGCTAA
- a CDS encoding rhodanese-like domain-containing protein: MKNRYFFLAVGFFAVLSAMAQTKNVAPAFAEKKFNKKKVVVLDVRTTQEFNEGHLPNAVHIDVMDSVAFVQQINQLKKGKSYLVYCKSGRRSAKAATIMEQQGFRRIWNMEGGITAWKGTIKQ; this comes from the coding sequence ATGAAAAACCGATATTTTTTCCTGGCAGTTGGATTCTTTGCTGTTCTCTCAGCAATGGCGCAAACAAAAAATGTAGCGCCTGCATTTGCTGAAAAGAAATTCAATAAAAAGAAAGTGGTAGTACTGGATGTACGCACCACACAGGAATTCAACGAAGGTCATTTGCCCAACGCAGTTCATATAGATGTGATGGATTCAGTTGCATTTGTACAACAAATCAATCAGCTGAAAAAAGGAAAGTCCTACCTGGTTTACTGCAAAAGCGGACGACGCAGTGCCAAAGCAGCAACCATCATGGAGCAACAGGGCTTTCGCCGTATCTGGAATATGGAAGGCGGCATCACTGCCTGGAAAGGAACAATTAAACAATAA
- a CDS encoding Gfo/Idh/MocA family protein — MPSLSRRDALKALGISIGSSMLPLSSWATNDQGERIYLPEFSSSFVPDKPITVITCGAGSRGNVYGNYAVQYPAQLDVVGVAEPIVIRNERYAKKHAIKDENRFKTWEDVFKRPKFADAILITTPDNLHYGPCMKALEMGYHVLLEKPISPSEKECRDILAMTKKTGKIVAVCHVLRYAPYFEELRKIMQSGVLGKVVSVQHIEPIEHTHMSHSYVRGNWHNSKETTPIILAKSCHDLDILRWMIDKQSKSIHALGDISWFKKANAPEGSTARCTDGCKVEASCPYSALKLYYRERKRTYVFDMPEEKEKHADHIMEKLKTTNYGRCVYRMENDQPDHYTTNILFEDGVTCSFSMEAFTSYEGRRTRVMGSLGDIVGDMTTMVHTDFLTGKKTEWKNATDMHGGGDWRLVANWIEAISKNDASLLTSTIDASIESHLMGFAAEQSRKGNKVVEIKL, encoded by the coding sequence ATGCCTTCATTATCACGCAGAGATGCGTTAAAAGCATTAGGTATTTCCATTGGCAGTTCAATGTTGCCGCTTTCATCATGGGCCACCAATGATCAAGGTGAACGCATCTATCTTCCTGAATTCAGCAGCAGTTTTGTACCTGATAAACCCATCACTGTTATTACCTGCGGTGCCGGTTCAAGAGGAAATGTGTATGGCAATTATGCTGTTCAATATCCTGCCCAGCTTGATGTTGTTGGTGTGGCCGAACCTATTGTTATTCGTAATGAACGTTATGCAAAGAAGCACGCAATAAAAGATGAAAATCGTTTTAAAACATGGGAAGATGTATTTAAACGTCCAAAATTTGCAGATGCAATTCTCATCACCACACCGGATAATCTGCACTACGGCCCATGTATGAAGGCATTAGAAATGGGTTATCATGTATTGCTGGAAAAACCAATTTCACCCAGTGAAAAAGAATGCCGTGATATATTAGCGATGACAAAGAAAACAGGAAAGATCGTTGCAGTTTGTCATGTACTGCGTTATGCTCCTTACTTTGAAGAGTTGCGTAAGATCATGCAAAGTGGCGTGTTGGGTAAAGTGGTAAGCGTACAACATATCGAACCAATTGAGCACACACACATGAGTCATTCTTATGTTCGTGGCAACTGGCATAACAGTAAAGAAACAACTCCTATCATTCTTGCAAAGAGTTGTCATGACCTGGATATATTACGTTGGATGATAGATAAACAAAGCAAGAGCATTCATGCATTGGGCGATATTAGCTGGTTCAAAAAAGCAAATGCTCCCGAAGGAAGTACTGCACGTTGTACCGATGGTTGTAAAGTGGAAGCAAGTTGTCCTTATTCCGCTCTGAAACTTTATTATCGTGAACGAAAACGAACCTATGTATTTGACATGCCTGAAGAAAAAGAGAAACATGCCGATCATATTATGGAGAAACTAAAAACAACCAATTATGGTCGCTGTGTGTACAGAATGGAGAACGATCAACCCGATCATTATACTACCAACATATTATTTGAAGATGGTGTTACCTGCAGTTTCAGCATGGAAGCTTTTACTTCCTATGAAGGTAGGAGAACAAGAGTAATGGGAAGCCTTGGTGATATTGTGGGCGATATGACAACGATGGTACATACCGATTTCCTCACCGGTAAAAAAACAGAATGGAAAAACGCAACTGATATGCATGGTGGCGGCGATTGGCGGCTTGTTGCCAACTGGATCGAAGCAATTTCCAAAAATGACGCATCACTACTCACCTCAACAATTGATGCATCCATTGAAAGTCATTTAATGGGTTTTGCAGCAGAGCAAAGCAGGAAAGGAAATAAAGTGGTGGAGATAAAGCTGTAA
- a CDS encoding rhodanese-like domain-containing protein, whose protein sequence is MNLKEIVQNPQTKFVDVRSREEFADGHFPGATNIPLPEITSNVEELKTFNGPVVLYCRSGARSMNAYFLLKQLGLENVHDAGGLYDLLTLKNLN, encoded by the coding sequence ATGAATCTAAAAGAAATCGTTCAGAACCCACAGACAAAGTTTGTTGATGTGCGTTCAAGAGAAGAATTTGCCGACGGGCATTTCCCTGGTGCAACAAATATCCCTTTGCCTGAAATAACAAGCAATGTAGAGGAATTAAAAACATTTAACGGCCCGGTGGTATTGTATTGCCGCTCTGGTGCAAGAAGTATGAATGCATACTTTCTTTTAAAACAACTGGGACTTGAGAATGTACACGATGCTGGCGGCTTGTACGATTTATTAACCTTGAAAAATCTAAATTAA
- a CDS encoding alpha/beta hydrolase → MKFFKRLLKWIVILLLVLTVIYFLGPDPSTPVYTTTLPAVPTEAAALENYITQNEAQRKVKPENEARIVWQNDSLKQKTEYAIVYLHGFSASQEEGDPVHTAIAKKFGCNLYLARLSEHGIDTSDAMFHLTSENYWESVKQAYAIGKQLGNKVIVMGTSTGGSNALQLAANYPEIASIILLSPNIAINDPNAWLANNPWGLQIARLVKGSDYQITSDQRDIYKAHWYSKYRLEAVVNLQEYLETVMVPETFGKVKQPTLMLYYYKDDVHQDNVVKVSAMLKMYDELGTVSDQKRKVAMPNTGDHVIGGYIKSNDYQGVETEITKFMTDVLKMPLQTN, encoded by the coding sequence ATGAAATTCTTTAAACGATTGTTGAAATGGATTGTCATTCTTCTTCTCGTTCTTACAGTCATTTATTTTTTAGGTCCTGACCCATCTACTCCTGTTTATACAACTACATTACCTGCTGTTCCAACTGAAGCCGCGGCATTGGAAAACTATATTACACAAAATGAAGCTCAACGAAAGGTAAAACCTGAAAATGAAGCAAGGATCGTTTGGCAAAATGATTCTTTGAAACAAAAAACAGAATATGCGATTGTTTATCTGCATGGTTTTTCTGCTTCGCAGGAAGAAGGCGATCCGGTACATACCGCCATCGCCAAAAAGTTTGGCTGCAATTTATATTTAGCAAGGCTCTCTGAGCATGGTATTGATACAAGTGACGCTATGTTTCATCTTACTTCAGAAAACTATTGGGAAAGTGTAAAGCAGGCTTATGCTATCGGGAAGCAACTCGGCAATAAAGTAATTGTAATGGGCACTTCTACGGGCGGAAGCAATGCATTACAGCTGGCGGCCAATTATCCTGAGATCGCATCCATTATTCTTCTCTCCCCCAACATTGCGATCAATGATCCCAATGCGTGGCTGGCGAATAATCCTTGGGGTTTACAAATTGCAAGATTGGTGAAGGGATCTGATTACCAGATCACCAGCGATCAACGGGATATTTACAAAGCACATTGGTATTCAAAATATCGTTTGGAAGCGGTTGTGAATCTGCAGGAATATTTAGAAACAGTGATGGTGCCGGAAACATTCGGGAAAGTGAAACAACCAACACTCATGCTCTATTATTACAAAGATGATGTTCACCAGGATAATGTAGTGAAAGTAAGCGCAATGTTGAAAATGTATGATGAGCTTGGCACAGTATCTGACCAAAAAAGAAAAGTGGCGATGCCCAATACAGGCGATCATGTGATTGGTGGTTATATTAAATCGAACGACTATCAAGGTGTGGAAACAGAAATAACAAAATTCATGACGGATGTGTTGAAAATGCCGCTTCAAACTAATTGA
- a CDS encoding Crp/Fnr family transcriptional regulator: MATQQVHDDLLRKSYPLFEDQLVDEIEEQGEFKTFPANEILMRKGQYIRSTMLVLNGLIKIYREDDDGNEFLMYYLKPGEACALSLVCAAKHEASPIMAKTVVETEVMMVPVDTMSEWMSKFKSWYQFVIETYRNRFDELLVTLDNVAFRSMDERLEFYLKRAKDAQQTTLLNISHQEIAQELNTSREVISRLLKKMEQKGLVGLHRNAIELKNL; encoded by the coding sequence ATGGCTACGCAACAGGTACACGACGATCTTCTCCGCAAGAGTTATCCCTTATTTGAAGATCAGCTAGTAGATGAAATTGAAGAACAAGGTGAGTTCAAAACTTTTCCTGCCAATGAGATCCTCATGCGAAAAGGGCAGTACATCCGCAGTACCATGCTGGTTTTAAATGGTCTCATCAAGATCTATCGGGAAGATGATGATGGCAATGAATTTCTCATGTATTATTTAAAACCGGGTGAAGCCTGTGCTTTATCACTCGTTTGTGCAGCCAAGCATGAAGCAAGTCCTATTATGGCAAAAACAGTTGTTGAAACAGAAGTGATGATGGTGCCTGTTGATACAATGAGCGAATGGATGAGTAAATTCAAAAGCTGGTACCAGTTTGTGATTGAAACCTACCGTAACCGTTTTGATGAATTACTTGTTACATTAGATAATGTTGCCTTCCGCAGTATGGATGAGCGTTTGGAATTTTACCTGAAGCGGGCAAAGGATGCGCAGCAAACAACCCTACTCAATATCAGCCACCAGGAAATTGCACAGGAGTTAAATACATCTAGAGAGGTAATATCAAGACTACTCAAAAAAATGGAGCAAAAAGGTTTGGTGGGTCTGCACCGCAATGCCATTGAGTTGAAAAATTTATAA
- a CDS encoding L-threonylcarbamoyladenylate synthase → MLLHVHPDNPQPRQIKTIVDCLQSGGIIIYPTDTIYGLGCDIFQHKAIERICRIKNVDPQKAQLSFICNDLSDLSTYTKSISTPLYRTLKQYLPGPYTFILPASREVPKILKSKKDTIGLRVPDNEIARTIIRELGRPILSASLPGEMVEEYTDPEYMHDNFKKLVDLVVDGGIGGMVPSTIVDCTEDEPVVLREGLGEWNG, encoded by the coding sequence ATGCTTTTGCATGTACATCCAGACAATCCGCAACCCAGGCAGATCAAAACCATAGTTGACTGTCTGCAAAGCGGCGGCATCATCATCTATCCAACCGATACCATCTATGGTTTGGGTTGCGATATTTTTCAGCACAAAGCCATCGAACGAATTTGTCGTATTAAAAATGTTGATCCGCAAAAAGCGCAGCTCTCCTTTATTTGTAACGATCTCAGCGATCTCAGCACCTATACCAAAAGTATTTCCACCCCTTTGTATCGTACGCTTAAACAATACTTGCCCGGTCCATACACATTTATTTTACCTGCCAGTCGTGAAGTACCTAAGATCCTGAAGAGTAAAAAAGATACCATTGGGTTACGTGTACCCGATAATGAAATTGCACGTACTATTATCCGTGAGTTAGGTCGCCCCATTCTCAGTGCATCATTGCCCGGAGAGATGGTGGAAGAATACACCGATCCGGAATACATGCATGATAATTTTAAAAAGCTGGTTGATCTTGTTGTTGATGGTGGTATTGGCGGTATGGTTCCTTCAACCATTGTTGATTGTACAGAAGATGAACCGGTGGTATTAAGAGAAGGTTTAGGTGAATGGAACGGATAA
- a CDS encoding cupin-like domain-containing protein has translation MQLKPVDSFNEISPEQFRLEYYLPGKPVVIKSLAKAWPAYNKWNWDYLKSAAGHHKVGIYNNIKSDAYTPINTADDYKSFGEYIDMISQGPAGWRIFLFNIFDHSPELTNDFTWPEEYMRGFVKKYPMLFVGGATSITHMHFDIDLSHILHTQFVGRKRVLLFPYEEQYKLYRKPYEVLSLADFSHYHEMNGTPDYKKFPALKRANGYEIILEHGDTLFMPAGCWHHMEYMDSGFAMSLRAMQEGIAQKLHGAWNLFGMRGIDTLLKKTAPHWWYSFKTKKAFAAAEKELL, from the coding sequence ATGCAACTAAAACCTGTTGACTCTTTTAATGAAATCAGTCCTGAGCAGTTTCGCCTGGAGTACTATTTGCCTGGAAAACCTGTGGTGATCAAATCGCTTGCAAAGGCATGGCCTGCCTATAACAAGTGGAACTGGGATTATTTGAAATCTGCTGCCGGGCATCATAAAGTAGGTATTTATAATAATATCAAAAGTGATGCATACACGCCTATCAATACGGCTGATGATTACAAGAGTTTTGGCGAATACATTGATATGATCTCACAGGGCCCGGCTGGTTGGCGCATTTTCCTCTTCAATATTTTCGACCATTCACCTGAGCTTACCAACGATTTTACCTGGCCAGAAGAGTACATGAGAGGCTTTGTAAAAAAATATCCAATGCTGTTTGTAGGTGGGGCAACGTCCATCACTCATATGCATTTTGATATTGATTTGTCGCACATTTTGCATACACAATTTGTTGGTCGTAAACGGGTGTTGTTATTTCCGTACGAAGAACAATACAAATTATACCGAAAACCTTATGAGGTATTGAGTCTTGCCGATTTCAGCCACTACCATGAAATGAACGGTACGCCGGATTATAAAAAGTTTCCTGCCCTGAAACGTGCCAACGGTTACGAAATAATTCTGGAACATGGCGATACCCTGTTTATGCCCGCCGGTTGCTGGCACCACATGGAGTATATGGATAGCGGGTTTGCCATGAGTTTGCGGGCTATGCAAGAGGGGATTGCTCAAAAGTTACATGGTGCATGGAACCTGTTTGGCATGCGGGGCATTGATACTTTGTTGAAGAAAACAGCTCCTCATTGGTGGTATTCGTTCAAAACAAAGAAAGCATTTGCTGCTGCAGAAAAGGAATTGCTATAA
- a CDS encoding ribonuclease HII — protein MSLLSFYQEELLEAGCDEAGRGCYAGPVFAAAVILPKEFHHPLLNDSKQVNETNRTTLRLIIEEQAMAYAVAKVEVEEIDQINILKASFKAMHLAIDQLIQKPQLLLIDGNRFIKYKRTAHKTFVKGDGRFASIAAASILAKTYRDEYMLNLHQQFPHYNWQKNKGYGTAEHRKAIEVHGLCEHHRKSFNIDPEKMVELF, from the coding sequence ATGTCTTTACTGTCGTTTTACCAGGAAGAACTGCTTGAGGCCGGCTGCGATGAAGCGGGGCGTGGTTGTTATGCCGGACCTGTGTTTGCAGCTGCAGTGATTTTGCCAAAGGAGTTTCATCATCCGTTGCTCAACGACAGTAAACAGGTGAACGAAACAAACAGAACCACGTTACGATTGATCATTGAAGAGCAGGCAATGGCTTATGCAGTTGCAAAAGTGGAAGTGGAAGAGATCGATCAGATCAATATTCTCAAAGCATCGTTCAAGGCCATGCATTTGGCAATTGATCAACTCATACAAAAACCACAATTACTGTTGATCGATGGAAACCGCTTCATTAAATACAAACGAACGGCACACAAAACATTTGTAAAAGGTGATGGACGTTTTGCTTCCATTGCTGCGGCCAGTATTTTGGCCAAGACCTATCGTGATGAATACATGCTGAACCTTCACCAACAGTTTCCGCACTACAATTGGCAAAAGAACAAAGGCTATGGAACAGCAGAACACCGGAAGGCGATAGAAGTGCATGGGTTATGTGAACACCACCGTAAGTCGTTTAATATTGATCCGGAAAAGATGGTGGAGTTGTTTTGA